From Quercus robur chromosome 8, dhQueRobu3.1, whole genome shotgun sequence:
aaaacaaaattctGGGGTTATGCACTGATTTCTTGTGTGCTCTCAACCGATCAAGCTCATTTGCTCCCACTAGTATCTCCTTTACCTACACAATTTGAAGGTTGGCATTCAGTGTCAACAATGCTCCTTCAGTTAATGTATCAGATATGCTTAGGAAATGAGTAATTTGGGTTGAAGCATAAATGTATGGCAGAAAAGAAACGAGATGAAAGTCCATATCAGCAATTTTATGCTCATAAAACTCATTTAGGTTTATCAATAGACAAGATGAAACAAGAAGTACAACTTGTTTTCATTCCAGGGCATACTCATTCAATTAACTCTTCCATATTGCCCTTTGACCTATCCTGGAATTCCTAAACAGACATTATTGGTCTTGTTGTAAAGAGATAACACATTTTGAAAGAAAACGGTTTTAGTAAATCAGGGgattattttctttttcgttttccTTTTTGACCAGTAAgtgatatttattatatttcaatATAGCTGATTCttatgaaatcattttatgaaaagcCAGAGAATGTTCCCCAATTGTGCTGAAGTTCATGCAAATGAAAACCTGCAAGTGGAATGTAGGTTTGAGGGAGGATATGCTAATGATGCATTACAGATGATAAACTGACAAAAGTATATAATCTTTGGTGCATACTGGCAGACCTTTACTCTCTGCAGATAGGATCTTTTGAACATTCGACTCATCTTGAGCAATTGTTGTTGCTGATATGTCAAGGATAGAACATCATGTGGAAGGtccaagtttttataatttaccaAACTCATGAActggaacaaagaaaaaacaagaagaattATGGTCAAAGGATATAGAATTGAtcaatgaatttatttttatgacatcaactacatcaaattatcaattacAGCAGGATTGTGGCAGAAggaaagttgaaaattttatgtcagctaaactttttatttttttgataggtaatagatattttcattaaaaaaagtacGTTCACAATGATGAACATAAAGTactagaaacaaatacaaacaaatcaaatagaaaTAGAATGCACGAAATCAGAAATGGAAATACATTGTGTAAAGCCCCATATACGAGACCACCCAAACAAAGTCTCAACTAGCAAAGACTTCAAAAAATTAGTAGATTTCTCAACATCCTCAAAAGTGCGGGTATTTCGTTCCCTCCAAATTAGCCACATCAAACAGGTTGGAACTATATTCTAGACTGAAGAAGAGTGTAACCCCAAATAATTCTCCCatgcaaaaagaagagaaacaaccGTCCTTAGCATCACCCACTGCAAACCAAACATCAAAAACACTTCACTCCATAAGGTGTGTGCGAACATGcaatgaagtaaaagatgatCCACTGTTTCTCCATTGCAACGGCACAAGCAACACCAATTAACCATAGACAAGTTCCATTTTACAAGGTTGTCAATAGTAAGGATACTATCTCGAGTTGCagtccataaaaagaaagacactCTTTTAGGTATCTTACTATTCCAAATTCATTTCCACGGGAAAGGAAAGGTAGGAGTAGATAAGGAATTATAGAAAGAGCGCACATCAAAAACACCATTCGGGATTAACTTCCAAAACAAACTATCAGTCCCCTCTCCCCTAGGTATTTTGGAATAAATAAGCTTGTAAAAAGCAAACACTCTCCCAATCATTAGGAGCCCTGTGGAATTGAATATTTTGACTCCTACTGCCACCATCTTAGGAGCCCTGTGGAATTGAATATTCCGACTCTTACTACCACCATCTGGTGAAATACTAATCAACTCAGAATTCCAAGCTTCTTTACCTATAGCACGAGAAAAAAGATCAAGGTAAAGATCCTTTAAGGGAATGTGCCCACACCAAAGATCATACCAGAATTGAATACGAAGACCCTCTTCCGCCACATACAACACATGACCAAAGAAACTCTCAGCACCTTTCCTAATGTTCTTCCACATTCCACATCCTTGAGCACATCTACTAACTCTAGTGCACCAACCTCCATTAGACTCCCCATACTTGGTAGCTACAACCTAACGCCATAAATGATTGATTTCACTTCCGAAACGCCATAACCATTTTCCAACTAGGGCTTTATTAAACAAACCAAACCTCTTTCTCCCCAAACCTCCTACTTCAACTAGCTAACACACCTTATTCCAAGCAGCAAGTGGATATTTGAAAGCTTCCTCAGAACTCCCCACAGGAAATTTCTCTGGATCCTTTCTAATCTATCTGCTATAGCTGGAGGGATAGGAAACAAAGATAAGAAATTGGTGGGAAGTACTTTTCAATAAAGTTAATCTACCCCCTTTCGACAAATATAAACATTTTCAACTAGAAaacttcttttctattttttctataataggattccaaattgatGGATCCCTAAAATGAGCTCCAAGAGGCATACCCAAGTAAATCATGGGTAGCCTACTAACATTGCAACCTAAGACACTAGCCAGAGTATCCAAACTCCCTACCAACTCCACTAGAACAATCTCACTCTTACCAATATTAACTTTCAAGCCTGTGATAGCCTCAAAGAAAATCATCACCATCCGAATATATAAAAGTTGTTCCCTAGTTGCATCACAAAAAAGGATAGTGTCATTAgcaaaaagaagatgagaaatATGCAAACATCCTTGTGAATGGGAATGGGAATTCGCTTGAAAACCCCTAAGAAAGCCTCCTCCTTCTGTTCTTTTCAACAGCCTACTCAAAACTTCCATCACCAACAGGAAAAGGAGAGGAGACAAAGAGTCCCCTTGGCGAAGGTCCCGAGTACTACCAAAAAACCCCATTGGAGAGCCATTAACAAGAACTGAAAATTGGACTGTAGAAACACAAAACTTCATCCACCTCTACCACTTCTCTCCAAAACCCATCCTCTCCATGAGATAAAACAAAGCATCCCAATTCACGTGATCATAAGCCTTCTCAATATCCAACTTGACAATCACACTTGGAATTCCACTCTTCATTCTACTATCCAAACATTCATTAGTAATGAGAATGGAATCAAGAATTTGTCTCCCTCcaataaaagaattatgagaATTAGAAATAAGTTTATCCAAAACACAATGAAGCCTATGTGCCAACACTTTTGATAGCACAAACTACCCACAAGGCTAATAGTACAAAGTCTTTAATGTTAATAGCATTGGTCTTCTTAGGAATCAGACAAAAGAAAGTGGCATTAAGAGATTTTTCAAAGATGCAAGTTCTATTGAAAATCCACAAAAAAGCCATAACATCTTCTTCTACCACACTCCAACACGTTTGGAAAAAACCCGTAGTAAAACCATCTGGCCCAAGTGCCTAATCACCTTCAGCTTCCTTTAAAACTGCAAGAATCTCCTCCTTATCGAACTCCCTCTCTAAAGATAGCCTCTCAAATTCATCCAATCAAGCAAACTCTAGGCCAATAATAGTAGGTCTCCAAGATTCAGGCTCTTGATATAGATTCTTATAAAATTTCACTACCTGAGCTTGAGCCTCCCTGTCATCCTCATAAAGCACACCCTCAACCTCCACTCCCCTAATTTGATTGGTTCGCCTGTGTGAGTTAGCCAACCTATGGAAAAACCGAGTATTATTATCCCCCTCTTTTATGAACAAGGCTTGGATTTTTGCCTCCGAGAAATTTCCTCCAAAGAAGCTAAATGCTCGATGTCAACTTTGATCACAGTTCTTCTAGATCTATCTTCTAGAGACAAAACTTGTAGCTCTTCTCTCATATCAAGTTCCAACAACTTAGTCAAAAGacattttttcctaaaagcCACATCCCCAAACACATGCTTATTCCAATGCTTCAAATCACCTTTCAAAGCCTTCAATTTACAAGCTAAAACATAACTTGGAGGCCCCACAAAGTGATAACCCCTCCAACATTGCCAAACTCGATCCACAAAACCCTCCACtttcaaccacatattttcaaatttaaaagcaCTCTTCCCCCTCAACATACCTCTTGCCTCCACTAAAATAGGCCAATGATCTGACACCACCCAAGGAAGAGACTTCTGTGTCACATCCAAAAAATGATCCTCCCAATCAGCTGAAATCAGAGCCCTATCAATTCTGGACATGGAAGGATTATTAGAATCATGAAACCAGGTGTAATAACCTCCCTCCAAAGCCAGATAAACTAGATTGTGTTTCGAAAtaaagttagagaatttaaacaTGGTTGAGCTAAAAGAGTTACAACCAAGCCTCTCTACCAGATATCTGATGATGTTAAAATCACCAATCAAACACTCCACTGCAATCTCATAGAATCAAGTTCCACCCACATATCATTCCTAGCACTGTCATCAAATGGACTGTACACTCCCAGATACACCCATTCAAAACCGTCTACGATTCCCTTCAACAAAACAGAAACAGAAAatctaccaacaaaaaaatcaactttctCAAACAACCTCCTATCCCATGCCAACCAAATACCCCCAGCAAGTGTGAATTGCATCCAAAAGGACCAAAACTGCCCAATCTACAAATGGGCTGCCCCATAAACTTTTCACAACGGTAGAGTTTGTACTGTTCAATTTGGTTTCCTGTAAACAAATAACATCACCCTTCCACTccttaagaaaaattttcacccctcttatgaaaattatttaaaCCCCTCACATACTAGGATAGGATTTTTAAATTCATGGATACTGATTTGAGCCCAACCCAATGGATTTCAAACTACCTTTAGAGTTTGTACCAGCCTTCCTATCATAATTAATGGAAGAGACTAAACTCCTTAATGTTCTCATACCTTTCTTACTTTTGTTCCCTGTCCTACTAATGAGAGGATTTAGAAGTACCCAATTTCCTTTAAAACCATGTCAGCCATGAAgctttaaataattaatatatttattttataagaaaaattatgagactaaaattaaaagggaaaagtaACAAGTCATATGTTTGTCAGACTAGaacaacttaaaaatcaagttacCTGTAGTGCTCTATTGGTTAAAATTCTAGCGAACCAAGGGATTTTTGAGGGTGTCTCAGTCCTAGTTCAGGAACTCTCTGAGCATCTATGTTGGTGCCTATTTCAATGATAACCCCCAAGTTCTTGTATACATAATCTAAAAGCCATTTGACTTGAGGTGCCACATAAATATCATCATCTCTGTAGCACAAATCAATTAGCAAGCAAGATCCATGTAATTGCATATAGTCATTTACTGATTATATCTGTcaattctcatatatatatgcCTTGCCTTCTATTATACAAGGAATGAAGATGCTTAGAACATGAAAGTGAGATGTAGCTTCTAAGATGTATACACAACAAACCTGAGAGTGTTTAGAGAAAGTTTTCTCCGTCTCAGAAAATTTTGAGACAATGATCAAATCTCTCAAAGTGCTTCTGGTCATCCATAGAATAAAAAACACATCAAGAAATTATCAAGATAGTGTCTTTGGCTCAAAAGGAAACGTTGCCTTATTTTGATGATACAGCCAAATGAAAGCAACTCTCTGTTCCTGTTTCAAAATCTGTCAGAGAGCTGCAACCATGTCCATGACCGAAAACCATATCTACGATGGCAATCATCTTAAGTCTCTCTATTCATTTTTGTTCTCTTAGCAGATGGAAAGTAAAGAAATCATCTAAGTCTCCCATGTTCATGTTCCAGACTGGCCTTCACCAGTCTATTGAGCCAACTAGCCTTGATACTTGTAATTTTTCCAAGAGATACGGTAATCATCTCCTTTGGCGATCCTTTAAAGTTTTATTGATTTCATTAACTATTGAAGTATAAGAAGCATAATCTGAAATAAGGCCTTTTTCACTGCGTAATTTATCAAAATGCTCTGGGTTTCCATTCTTGCAATGCCCTTCTAACAAAATGTTGTATGTAATATCATCTGGAACCACTCCCAAATTAAGCATGGCATCTAAGAGCATATTTGCATTTTTCATCTGCCCTAGCTTACAAAGGCCATTCATAAGTACATTATATGTTACAACACCTGGAACATGGCCATCACTCTGAATTTCTTTAAGCAACTTAAAAGCCATTTTAACATCACCCTTCTTACAAAAACCATCCATGACCATGGTATATGTtgcatcatcaggtttcatacCAGCACTCAACATCTCCCTCATTGTTCTTTCTGCATCAACAACTCTTCCTTCCCTACACAGCCCTGAAATAAGAGCTGTGAAAGCCACATTATCAAGTTCAATCCCTTCATCACTCATTCTCTTCCTAATCTTTAAGGCTGACTCTAAATCTCCTTCCTTGCAATTCCCATCAATAAGAATAGTGTATGTGATCATGTCAGGCTTCAATCCCCTCGCACTCATCTCATCAACAAGGTTCCTCACTTCTTTCAAATCTCCAATCTTGAAATGTCCATTGATGAGTGTATTATATGTAATCAAATCAGGTTTCACACCTTTCCCCAACATTTGCTGATAAATTTCCATGGCCAGATCAATTCTCCCATTCTTACATTGCCCATCAATCAATGTCGTGAAAGTAACATCATTTGGAACCAACCCCCTCTCacacatttcatcaaacaaCCTATTCGCATCATCCAAGCTACCCTCCTTACACAACCCGTGAATCAAAACACTGTAAGTAAAAACATCAGGATGCATTTTACTCTCCTCCATAACCCTTTTCAACCTAAACCCCTCCTTTAAATCCCCACACTTACAATACCCATTAATCAAAGTATTGAAACTAACAACCGTGGGACGCAAACCCCACTTCGGAATTTCCTCAAACACAAGCTGGGCTTCCCTAATTTTACCCTCTTTACACAATTTATGCATCAAAACATTGAAGTTACACACATTTGGTGGATACCCACAATCCAAAACCTCCATATAAAACGCACAAGCCGATGAGGCTGTCTTCGACTTCATCATCTTATCAAGCAAAGACCCACACCCTCGAAATGGGACTCGAAAATTATGCTTCCTAACCAATCTAAAGCACTGAATAGCATCAGAAACAAAACCATTATCCGTATACGCAATCATCAAAGCATCAAACACAGAATTGGAGTAATGGGTACCTTTGGTTTCGACGAGGGAAGCAAAAACAGAGCAAGCCGAGTCCTTGCCTTTCCGAGAGACAAGGAAGTGGAGGAGTGACTGAGCTTGAGGAAACATGTTGTGGGAGCAGAGGAAGTGGGCCATGGTGCAATAGGAATGGAGGGTGTGGCGGAAAGTGGGGTGAGAAGAGAGGCATTGGAAGAAGGAGAGGAGAGAGTGTGGAGGGAGAGAGTAGGGGTTGTGGTTGATGAGGTTGATAACATGTTGGGGTGTGAGAGAAGTGAGGAGGTTTCTGAGAGAGGAGTGGTGGAGTGGTTTGGTTTTGGAGTTGAGAATGGCTTTAGAGATTGCTGAGAGTACAGGGTCTTCTTGGTGAGGTGATGGTGGAGGAGTATACTTGTACCAGGCTGAAGATGAATAGAAGGAGTGGTGTGTTGTTCTTGAGAGCTTGAGGGTGGTCATGCCTTTGCTTTTCATTCTGATAGTAGTTATCTCTCGCTCTCCCCTCTGTTTTGAACGAAAGAATATTTCTAAACGTTTTAACAAGAgggaaaaaacaagaaaagaaagaaga
This genomic window contains:
- the LOC126694960 gene encoding putative pentatricopeptide repeat-containing protein At1g09680 gives rise to the protein MPIIQFGQGLHIHPVVGHIFPLLLLLSFLVFSLLLKRLEIFFRSKQRGEREITTIRMKSKGMTTLKLSRTTHHSFYSSSAWYKYTPPPSPHQEDPVLSAISKAILNSKTKPLHHSSLRNLLTSLTPQHVINLINHNPYSLPPHSLLSFFQCLSSHPTFRHTLHSYCTMAHFLCSHNMFPQAQSLLHFLVSRKGKDSACSVFASLVETKGTHYSNSVFDALMIAYTDNGFVSDAIQCFRLVRKHNFRVPFRGCGSLLDKMMKSKTASSACAFYMEVLDCGYPPNVCNFNVLMHKLCKEGKIREAQLVFEEIPKWGLRPTVVSFNTLINGYCKCGDLKEGFRLKRVMEESKMHPDVFTYSVLIHGLCKEGSLDDANRLFDEMCERGLVPNDVTFTTLIDGQCKNGRIDLAMEIYQQMLGKGVKPDLITYNTLINGHFKIGDLKEVRNLVDEMSARGLKPDMITYTILIDGNCKEGDLESALKIRKRMSDEGIELDNVAFTALISGLCREGRVVDAERTMREMLSAGMKPDDATYTMVMDGFCKKGDVKMAFKLLKEIQSDGHVPGVVTYNVLMNGLCKLGQMKNANMLLDAMLNLGVVPDDITYNILLEGHCKNGNPEHFDKLRSEKGLISDYASYTSIVNEINKTLKDRQRR